The Candidatus Aenigmatarchaeota archaeon genome has a segment encoding these proteins:
- a CDS encoding NFYB/HAP3 family transcription factor subunit: protein MVRDFPLAPLETIAKEAGVKRVSVSALEALKEAVLEAADAIAADAVAACRHAGRVTVKASDIRIACR, encoded by the coding sequence ATGGTTAGGGATTTTCCACTCGCACCCTTGGAAACAATAGCAAAGGAAGCTGGTGTCAAGAGGGTATCAGTATCAGCATTAGAAGCTTTAAAGGAGGCGGTCTTAGAAGCAGCTGATGCAATAGCCGCTGATGCAGTTGCTGCTTGTAGGCATGCCGGTAGGGTCACTGTAAAAGCAAGTGATATTAGAATAGCATGCAGATAG